From the Hemicordylus capensis ecotype Gifberg chromosome 1, rHemCap1.1.pri, whole genome shotgun sequence genome, the window TGACTAAAAACTGAGGAAATAATAAAGTGCCGTACTGTGCTCTGTGGatctccagctgcccagcaattcCTCCCCAAACCCCCAGTTGCGGTGATTttctgcaaatatatatatatatatatatatatatatatatatatatatatatatatgcagaaaATCACCGCAACTGGGGGTTTGGGGAGGAATTGCTGAAAATATATAtcgtttttttggtgtgtttttttacgAGAGCAACAAAATTGGTCCCTTCAGCAAAATGGTGAAGGAACTGCAGAAAGCCAAATTTAACCCATTTAAAACCTGTGGATAATGGGATCGGTGTCAATTGCctgaccacagatatgcaaatccATGGATGTGGGGCTGTGGATAACGAGGTTCACCTGTACATGCCACTGCAATATGAGAGGAGGTAACAGTACTGGCCTACCTGACAGTGCTGTTGTAAAGGTTACTAAGAATGAAGAGTGTGAAGCACTCTGAATATTTGTACTGCATGAATGAGAAATATTTTAACATCACCTTTCAATGTCTCAGGGAATGCACTCAGATGTTACAGCTGTGAACAAAGTCCCATGCTGTGTAGAACCAATGTTACCTGCAGTTATGAAGATGATGTTTGCTTGCAGATCAGGTTTGGTATGTATACACTGCAACAGAAAACCAATCTCATTCaactggtatgtgtgtgtgggtgtgtttatAAAGGCTGTTAAAGCAGACTGAATATGCCATTtaaactgctgccaccaccgatGGTAGAGTCAGTCTTTGAACTAAGCAAACTACAGAGGTTCACTTGTTTTCTGAGTGAGAGTGCATGTGTCAAACTGCTCTGCAAATGTGAGAGAGCTTGAAATGCAGCTTGGAGACTTGTTGGGGTGGCTGCCAACAGTCGTAGCTCCGTGGTagtgtatctgctttgcatgccgaaggtcccaggttcagtccctggcacctctaggtatgactgggaaagattcctgcctgaaattttggagatgctgctgccggtcagagcagtcaacactgaactagatggaccagtggtctgaaacTGGGAATATCTATGCTTATTGTTCATTAACTGTTGGAATGAATAACTTGGAGAAGCAGTGAGCTGCTGTAGGAATTGAAATAAAGAGGAAAAACAGGAGTCCTGTTCTCAACAGGTATTTTCCCACAGACTTTGGTTCTGAAAAATACTCCAGTCTACAATGTGGATCTTTGCACACCCTTACTATACAGAAGATGATGCACAACCCtggatgaaaaagaaagaaatggttgGGTGCCACCAGCATACCAATTTGCCTGGTGCCACCAGATTGTGTCTCCACACAATCTTGTTTATATACAGTATGTGCTGTTGAGCAGCAGTGCTAAGGCAGACCCCTGTGGGATTCCCACAGTGAAGATCCCAGTGAGATAATGCTTGATCAGTCCCATGCATTGGAGCCTATGGTTTATTCTCCACTCTGCCTAGGGGTTCAAGTCATGGTGATTCCTGGTTGCTGACACAACTTTACAAAATCCCAAATCTCATAAAAAGTTAGAGCCTCCAAGCATAAGATGCATGTTCAAGAGAACCCAAATTGGTTTTCCCCAGAGGACAGCATGCAAAACTGGAGAGGGACTGAAGTGCAAAGAATACTCTTTCAATTTGAGATTAAATAAATATCCAGTAGAAGAAATTTAATTAAGCAGACTGAAGATTGAAATTCATACAGTGTACTTAATTTAGTTTCTGCTACCATTAAGTTAGAACTTACTTtctcttgttttttatttgttcttaAGCTTTATTTTTGCATGTTCATGTGCTATGCATAAAGTGAAGAATTTTATCTCGGAAAAACTGCTTCTCAGTTCTAGGAAGAGTTGCATCAATTGATTATTGGGTGCCATACAGCTGAAGATATTCATGTTTTCTAGGAGGTGCTGTTACTCCTTCTATCAGCACCACCACAAAGACAGAACAAAGAATGTTTTGCTTACCTAAAAATCCTTTAAGTGTGACCTAGAGGGCATTTTCACTCTTGAAATAACCAAAAGCTACTCTCTAGCACCTTACAACAAACCTATCCCAAGCCTGCAGGTCACTGATTGCACCAGTCATATTCCTTCTAGCCGTTGCAGGGATGAGATGGTGATGGTAGGCTGGAAACATCTGTGGGTTCAAGAAGGTTAAGTTTCTTGGCTCTTTGCCCAGGCTGACAATTGTTCTGCCATGGAGAGTGACCTCCCAACCCACACCTGAAAACCATCTCATCTCAAACTTAAGGTTTTTTTTCATTGGGCTCAGAAATATTGCCCCGTAGCTGAATACCAGGAAGGGATATCCAGAGCATTGGTGTTGCATAGGTCCTGATCCTGCTTCTACTTCTGAGAAATTGCCCCATGAAAGCCAGGCACTATTTGATTTCTATCCAGAAATATGGTGCCATCGATTGTGGTAGGCTACAACTTAGCACAGTGCAATAAACCTGGACATAATACATATGGCACTGCAGAAATTCTCTAGTTAGAGGCTGTATATGAGAGAGGATTCCTTATCTGGAGTCAATTATACTCTATGTTACAGTGCATGTGCAAGGCTTTATttactttctctgtgtgtgtgtgtgtgtgcgtgcgcgcatgtgtgtatgtatatgcgTGCACATGTATGCAAGAGTTCATGAAATCCCAAAGGGAATCAATTATGCAAACTAAGCATGTCAGAATTGTAGTGCAGGGAGTATGTGGGGTAACAGCTTCCCTCTGATCCAGACCTCCCAGGATTCAAGGGAACAGAGACAGTCAGACACTTGTGCTTTCAGGCTCGTCTCTGTATAGTCCATAAGGACCAGAGAGTTGACATGATCAATAAACTGAAATGCAAAGACCCATTTACAAAAAGTCATATTCACACCCTGGCATAGAGCCACTGCTCTATATAGTGTGTGTCTCAGGATTGTTTTTCAGCTTCAGAAGATAACAGTGGTGCCTCTTAAAAATGGAGTGTATTATAGGGAACCTTCCTACCAAGAGGTTTAAGCACCAGTTCTACAGAATTGATGCTTAATGTAAGTGTTTGCATGTTCATGTGatatgcatggagtgaagagtTTTATCTCTGAAAAAGGACAGTCGAAGCAGTTTTCCCTCCATGTGTCCCTTTTCAGAAGATGTTTTCACTGGATGCATTCATTGGACCCCAGTTTGCTAAAATTCTTGGCTAAAGTTATGCAGTGCTGCTTCAGCAAGCCACCCTTGATATTAATATGGCAAAGTGATCATAATACTGATCCATTAATGGCAAAGcaaacttgcatctcctcttTCTTTGAATAATTATGATCCAATGTTTCCATGACACTTTTGGAATATTCTTAGGGAAATGGAATATTTTGAAGGTTGGTAGAGTAGAAGCTGACACTGATATGGGAATTTGATGTAGAGCAGGAAGGCACTATTGAGGACACTGAAGGCATCCTTTTGCCAGCCACTTGAAGCCCTACCTAGCACCTTCTGAGATCTCATTAATAACTACTTGAATATTCTGCACCACATATTAAATTCCACATTTCTGTGGGGGCGATCTGGAGACTTGCGGAATATACTATATACAGCATTATGCCTTCCTTTTCTTTGGTTCTCTAACACAATATTCATTAAGAATATGCATGAGTAATAAGGTTGATTTATGTAATGAACAGAAAAGTTCAATCTGCTTGCTTTTAAGATTCACCCTAAACAATATTTCAGATTATGCCTTTTAAAATGATCAAAACAAATGACTTTTTAAGAATTATGCAGAAAGAAAAACTGTTCTAAGTTGTCCAACTTTTAATTTCAGGGatgtctttgtttgttttttaaacagtgaATTTGAGAACCTACAGCTGCTGGAAAACATCACGATGCAATACTAATGAAATTGCCAATTACTTTCATGCTGACAGTTTTAGATTTCTTTGCTGCTATAGAGACCTCTGTAACAAGATGAGTCCACGCATCTTGGTTAGTACTGCTGCCCTTGGTGTTTCTGCAATGACTATGGTATGGATGATGTACCTATAATGTGGAGATGAAAAGAAATGTGTTCTCTGTCAATCACACTTTTTTCTTTTGAGTTGGCATGCCTGAAATGCTTTGGAGAAGGTGCACATTGTCTTTAACCAGAAAACTGTTGAGAGAGGAAGGTGCTTATCAGaagacccctgctggatcagtccaaagtctttctagtcctgcatcctgtttcccacatggGCAGTCTGAGAAGTCAAATTTTGTAATAACAAATGGCCATAATCAATTGGAGGACTTTTTTTGTAATTAAGTGTAAGTGGAAAGTACAAGATAATACAGTACTAATACAATAATAAGTTAGACAAAACCTTAGCCAGTGTATTCCAATtgcatttaggattgcagcctaataAATACTTGCCCTCCAATTTTTTATTTAAGCCTGAAGGCTGAAGTGTGAAGGCTTTCTCTAAAAAGAGTTTGAGAAAATTTTACTCTAGTCAGAGAGATATGAAAAGCTTGGCATATTGATAGTGTTCTTAAAAACACAAGTCCCAGTGGAAATCTAACGCTTATTAGAAGAAATGATGATCTGTCATTCATACTTGGTGCTTCTATAGTtattcaagaaatggacacactctccccctccatttcttgccacatttttaaaactgccaatattcTTACTAGCATTACAGCAGTTTCACAAATGTATTGTGTGAATAATGCTTATACTGTATAATATGTCTGAACTCCTAGGAGAGCATTGGCTTTGCTCACTTGCACATCCATTCATTGAGCACTTAGAATAGGCAGCAACCATGTTCTACAATATATGGAACTTACTTCAATAGTTTTCCAATGTAACATGATTCTAAGTATATACAGACACTTTAAAGAAATAGTGCACTAAATGTGGGGGCAGTTCACCCAGTTTCTGGAAACCTTCATCACAAACACCATCCAGGAGTAGAATACTATGTTAAGCTAAGCATACTTTCTAATTTACAGCAGTTGTGAGCAAATAATACCACATTTTCCATTGACACTTGTTTTGTCAAAATGAATTTTGTTATAGACATTCGGGAAAATTGTTCAATCATGTGGAACATGActgatggtttttaaaatataataaatatttaatatatatataaaaatggtAAATAAAACAAGTTTCTGCGTTGTATGTGGTTTTTTTCTGAATTGTGTTCAAATAATAAGCAAGACCCTTATATTAAATCAATTTTTGGAAGGCAGAATTTCCATGAATGTGTATTTGATGCAAGTATTAACACTGAGCAATGATTTGTATGTGTAAGTATAAGTAATCTAAGAAAAACCATCTCTTGCCACTTATTGCCTCAGTTCCCAATTATTATGAATCTGCAGCTACTCTGCTCACATCAGACCCCTGCATAAAGTCTTAGCCAGTGGGATGGGTGAGGCATAGCAGGAGCTGGCTGTGGCTGCTCAGCTCAATCCAAGTAGAGCACAGCAGGGCACCTTCCCAGTGGGAAACAGCAAGGGCAGTTTGAGAGAGCTGCCATGTGCAGCTCTTCACCACTCACCTGACCAGCTAAAACAGCTATTCATCCCACAGCTTATCTAGCTGCTCAGTGGGCcaagtgtgtgcatatgtgccTTACAAAGACTGACCTTAAAATGAACATTCTCTAAAGGCTGAAGCTCTTTTATATAGCAGATCTGGAAATCCATTTAGCTTCTGGCAAATGGCATTGCATATGTACTTCCGTCCTTGCCCCCAAATTCATTTCAGCTCTAGAAAAACTGGAATCtttacacacacatataaaattCATTCCTGTAGACAGACCAGGAGGATGCATGGGGATGTAGCAAGCCACGCCCCCGCTGAAGCCGTGACCAGttattatatattattacttattaattcctgtagacggaccagggggatgcgtggggatgcggCAAGCCACGCCCCCGCTGAAACTGCGATcaatggcgggcccagagggggaGACTGCCGGCCCGGAGGAGGCGGCATCGGTGaaaaaaaatggcagcagcgatgaggtgggaggaggcagaaggcagtggtggggagaaataatggcgtcGGTGGCCCCACGAGGGAGCCTGGTGATGGTGCACTCTGGCAGAGGGGGCGGGTGGGCAAAAATAGCGAGGAAGGGagcccagcagggagagaaagtgctgccggggggcagggagggaaagctgctggtgggaggaggatggggaatggactggggtggaagggaggggggtacggtggggagagaaagcagcggagcctggctgggcagagacaaactagcagcgcagatgctatgcgccagGTCTACTTGTTCAAGCAAAAAGATGTTGGAGTAATAAGTCTCTTAgatgcagcctccacctgctgtggCAAATATCTGCAAACCAATGAACTGGGATTGGCTCATTTCCCTACCACGTCTCTGCCACCTCCCAAAAGAAGGAAATGGTATGAGCTCCTTGTTCTCGCCACGCTGGCTTGCCCACTTGAGAAGCAGCCACTCCACTTGCTTCCCCATTCGCTCTGGGTGGCAGTGTGGAGTCCAGTCCCCTCTCCCACCCAGGAGAAAGGGCAGGCAAGTGAGCAGAGAGGGGTGCTCCTTCAAATTGCCACTTGCTTGCCTGCTTTGGAtgggaagagaaagaggaggggttGCTATATCACTGCTACAGGCCACAGCAGAACACAGCACAGAAGCAGGAGGCCCAgaggcatcattagggggtggcccattgGGCTcagaatctcatcagccactcctccctccatgacttcttccagaaaggaaatgcagcTGTGGAGGCACCTGAACAGAGCATGGGACAGCGCTCCTAGCCTCCCCTCACCCAGATCTTTTATGTAGCTACCGGTAGTAGCAATGTCCTTGGGgaagcccaggggcgtagctaggagagagagggcctgtgttcacccctcccgCAGccactcagagtgagggagaaaatgaagaaaatagggaggggtggatctggagagCCCCcaagggcctgggttctttgaacctattcacacagttatagctacacccctgctgggaggccCACTCACCCAAGAGGACTCAAGTCTCCCTGGAGCCCTTCTGCCAGAAGTGGAACAGGGGTTCAGACAGCGGAACAAACAATGCTGAAGTGCCACAAGGCTGTGGGCCCCCATCGTACTATTATCCACTGACAGTGTTTTGAGGGAAGGGGCACAAGAAGGCGGCCTCAAGGTTCTTTTGCCACAGACCTCTCTGTGGCTCTGGCAGTGACAGCTAATCAGGGGCTGGGCCTGGTGGACTTTTCAGAAGTGCTGGAGCCTCACAGTTGTTACATTAACTTGGTATCAACACCTGAACTGCACCGTTTTTGGCTTGCTCTAGCTGCGGCTGGGCTCATCTGTGTCTCTGCTCATCTGGAATAAACTGCTGTTTGATATGAACAGGTGGGTGGACCCCTTTTTACGACCTAGGTCGCAAAATGGTCTGGCACCAGCCctggggtggaaggaagctaccggTATCTGCCCTGCCCCCCTCTCTGGAGCCGCCCTTGCCAATTATAATTCCCTCATATGGCAGCTTCTGCACTTCGCTGTGGATGCGACGGGAAAGCAGAAGCCCAATAGTCctgctgactctctctctctctctctctctgatcacGCGTGAGATATTTCTTTTGGGCGTCTTGCAACCATTTTTAAAGCCCGCAGCCCGCAAACAGACCTCTGAACACGGTGAGCTCATCCGGTCCCCACCCCTTGGAAGGGGAAAGCGCCATCTCATCGCCCCGCCGAACTCccgttgaagggggtggggggggtcgcGGGAGGCGCCAAATGCGCATGATTATTCTTGGAAACATCGGGGGGTTTTAAGCCAATCAATGATCGCAAAACCCACCTTCAGCCAATGACAATAAATTTAGAATTGCCGTCTAGGCTATATAAATTCTAATCtagggttaaaaataaataaatccagattgcagttttgttttgtgctgTAATCAGTTGCAGGGCCTGGGGAGCGCGGCGTCTATTGGGAACGACTTGCTTGGTGGTTCCCCCCCCAGCGGTTAAGTACGTTGTCTTTTACACGGTCGCTTAGCTTCTAAGTATTCTGTTTTGCGGGAAAgggcggggggagcggggaaTCCGGCGTTCTTTTGGTTTATCGGAGAGATTTGAGGATGAGGGGTGATACTGGCTAAGACGTATAGAAGGCTTTTGGGCTGATACTGCTGTCTGGAGTTATATATAAGGGCAACCAAGACTGCCCCTAGCCCAGAGTGTAGCTAGCCTGGGAGCCCCGGAGAGCAGGAGGGCGTACAGGAAACAAGGCAGCTGAATGTAATCTAGCTAGAACTTGGCTAGTTTTTGTAAAAGGCTGAAGATGCCTCTGGCAATACTGCAATTGGGGAGACTTTTTTTTCCTGTGCTGAAACGAGTGCCAGGACCACCAGCCCCCAGGAATCGGACTAGCTGGAGTAGCTGCGGTTCTAGCCAGTAAGACTAAAAGAAGTTataggcaggggaggaggggctggaggaagcccCCTGTTCTGAAGATCTCcttggctgctggtaagtctgatctctTACTAGCttgtttgcattttgtttgtttgggggcagggtcgtagcaaggttggagtgggtccagagataagattttaaaatgccccccccccccctgaagctcaactcatgaaataaatcttaaatgaggctgaatagtggtaacaaaaagcatacacacacacacacccctaaacctatgtgccacaatagaacatcagcctgaattattttttttaaaggttttgtaaatttatgcaagtcatttaatggtactagagaaagacatgctgttctgttagctccaggtcttaacactcacatcaattttggaggaactgaaggaagcccaggtggttgtgtggctgggggagtcagtcatgtgacttgcctctggggctgggggcccccagtctccccttgtcctattatagcaATGCCCCTGTTGGGGGTGTGTGCAGCCCCCAGCACTGTGATGCATGTACCTCCCCTTTCGTCTCTCACTATTGTAGCTGCCCTCCTTGAAGCTTCTAGGCCTAGTCCTGGATAAATCCTCAAGATGGTCTCTCTGTTCTTCCCTCTGCCTCATATACATTATGTAGCTTGCTTGCCCAACAAAGTACAGGAAAACGCAGTCTTGTCTGTCCAGATGGCACCTTGAGATTGCTTCTCTATGTATAGGCTtgtgatctgggttttgacaccatctTGCATACAGGGACAGGGTGCCATTCGCATAGCCACAGCCTGTTTCTGAACTTATCTCT encodes:
- the LOC128327800 gene encoding CD59 glycoprotein-like, producing the protein MSSGLSELRLAQLRRRQSTLRLEEGDALRTRFRKEAMDKTKYFLLIAFFTIIVFCSSGNALRCYSCEQSPMLCRTNVTCSYEDDVCLQIRFVNLRTYSCWKTSRCNTNEIANYFHADSFRFLCCYRDLCNKMSPRILVSTAALGVSAMTMVWMMYL